The genomic window ttcaatgGGAAGATTAATCAGGAGTACTTCATACGGGTTAATACTAAAATATATCTAATGTTCATTTCGTAAAATTATTGTGTTTCCCGAGGGAAGGGGCATCAGTACATTGATGGTCTAGGcctgggctgcccaaccctgttcccggagatctactgtcctgcgGGTTTTTTGTTCAACTCcagtttggcacacctgattctactaatcggCAGCTCTCCagcagttgaatgaggtgcgctttgttagagttggagtgaaaacctacaaggtcgtagatctccaggaacaggactgggcagccctgatttTAAACATCAGTAAAGATTTTtgatttttctgtctctgtggcaCAGACGTCCCACACACGtaccaccactactactacaacCCCAGCTACCACACCCTGTCCCAGAACCGTCTCCCTCTGCCCCAAATCCCCAACAACCAGGACCGTTCTATAAAGGTAAggccatccctcccccccccccaagcccaaTATTGCTACGCATCTAAAAATAAGGATCAGTCTATGAGCACAACCACCCTACAACCTGTGCCGCCCTACTATTATCAGCGATCTTTTATCCTGGTCCAGGAGAGCCACGGGGTCTGCTGGTCTTTGTAGTTCTTCAGCACTTAATCGATTGATTAAAGCAGCCGATTACACTGTTAACTTATCTCATCTGGttgcttgggtctgaactggttgctgatattaaggtgaaaacaaaaaccagcagcagaccctttggctctccaggaccaggaatgaagattgCTGGTCtatagcaggggtgtccaatcttatccgaaaagggttttgttttagcctagcactaaGACACCCGATTCTGCTTGATTgaagtttttattcattttcgtttaacctttatttgcccaggaaaaccccattgagatcaaaatctcttttgcaagagggacctgacataaaacacaaagttacaccAGACAGTAGACAAAGGAGTTCATCCCAACATCGAATGGGGGAACGAGACAGCAGTGGaacagtaattaaaaagcagagtggaggttaaaagcaggagcacGTTTCAGTCACAGAGTCGCGAGTTACATGTCTGAAGTCAGCAATCGAAAGTAAGTTGCCAAGTTAAAGATTTAAAGTAAATTAGCCGAATCGGGTGTCGccgtgctgggctaaaacagaaaccttcACCCCCAcccggcccttttcagataagactggacacccctgctctgcaGGTAAGAAGTGGACCAGACCACACACTACTGTTAAGGAGCTGAAGTGTGCAGCACAGGTAGATTGCAGGTAGATACTCTACCTGTGCTCGCCAGGAGTGGAGGCAACGGTTAAACCCGAGAGGGTTTCGTTTCCCTCTCCTGGGCAGAACACCAACAACCAGCTCTCCTGCAACGGCAAGAACGCGGAGAGGGAGCGCCTGGGCCTGTTTGGGATGGAGAGCAACGCCACGCTGCCCGCCGGCTGGAAGCACGACGAGGCGCCCGCCCCGAAAAACCAGGGTTCGTATAATTATacacgccacccccccccaccaccccgaaAAACCAGGGTTTGTGTAattatacacccccccccaccggcccGAAAAACCAGGGTTCGTACAattatacacccccccccacccccccaccccccccaccccccccactggCCCGAAAAACCAGGGTTTGTATAATTATACCCTGTCCCACCCACTGaaacccacccctcccctcccccaaatcgCCTCCCCATACCCTTTCAGGAGGGAGTGTCAGAGGGCAGCCCAAGGCCATTTCTCTACAGTACGGCATGTTCTGCGCACCAGTTTTAGAAAGTAATTGGGAAATGCCCATAATGTTCTATGACTGAGGGgatttttctccccagtttaaTTGAATTGCAACTCATTTCCTAAGTCGtgtgaaattgaaatggaactgaaCCCATCTCTGCTGTGCACAGGatgaatcaaaacaaaatggctagACTGTACCAAATGTATttatgcgtgcctgtgtgcgtgcgtgcatgtgtgcacgtgtgtgtgtgcatgtgtgtatctgtgtgcgtgtgtgcatgtgagtgcatgtgtgcatgcgtgtgtctgtgtgcgtgcgtgcacgtgtgtctgtgtgtgcgtgcgtgtgtgcgtgcgtgcatgtgtgtgtgtgtcttttcagGAGCTTTTGGCATGGACAGAAGCCACAGCTACAGCGCCAGTTTGGGCAAATACTACAACAaaggttcatttttaaatttcattcctcctcctcctcctcctcttcctcgcgcCTGCAGTTTCCTGCGTTTCAGCTCCGTCCCCGTTTTCCCGCTTTCTTGAAacgttttatgtttttgtgccGCGCTTCGGTGCACTtgaacacgccccccccccctggcctGTCGCTCGGCAACCCGCCGCTGCCTGACCGGGGGGCGTCTCTCTCTGCGAGCAGGCCTCTCCAAGGACTCCGCCGTGACGGACAGCAACAGCTCCCTGAACAGCGAGAACCTGTACGCCACCATCAAGGACCTGCCCTCGCCGCTGCCCCGCCCTCAGGAGAGCGGCTACATGGAGATGACCCCCTTCGCCCGGCCGGAGAGGTCCTACGCCGAAATCAGCctaccgcccccgccccccgtcccctcccacCGGGGCGCCAGTGAGTAACCCCTATCGGACAGGAAAGAAACCTCCTTACCTGTGGAGCAGGGGTCTCAACACTCTTTAAGCAGGTTCTCTCTTTTGGGGTCATTTCATTGAAAGTGTAAAATGGAGTCTCTTACAGTGGAGCGGTTGGGCACCGAGTTTAAGGTGTTTGCTTGCACCGTGACTCTCTGCCATGACGTGAAATCTGCCAAATCAGCTTGTCATTGGCCGGTGGTAGCCACGGTTACCGTCTCCAGCATTCcatttatctcttttttttcccctcccccgcAGAACGCTGTTCCCTTGGTAACGTCCCAGAGCAGGAGCCCCAAAGCCACTACGACCTCCCCGTCAACAGCCACATCCCGGGACACTACGACCTCCCTCCCGTacgccgccccccctccccgaaacCGCGGAGACACCCCCGCTGACCGCGCCCCGATTCACACCTCACCCGGCTGCCACAGAAATGCACAAGAACACCGTCGGACCACCACACAGCGCACCCTGCTGGAGAGGAGGCTGTCATTACAGGAACTAGGAGCCTACGAGTGAACACAGTGGATGTGCGAGAATGACTGACAGCCGCCAATCAAGACTTTAAGGACCGCAGATTTCCTGTTGCCCCTCACCAAGGCGGAAATTCTTGCCTGTCAGGGGAGATATCAACATCCACACATTAGTCATGTCCTTGTTCTGAATGGCACTGTCCGTTGATTGTGTACCAGCATGTCTTTGTTGtatataaatgtacataaatcTTCTTTTTGAGTCTGATTTTGTCTCTACGTTTATTTGCCAAAAGACCTCCAAATGGTACTAGCTAATTACCATATTAATTTGAATAATCACCACCCTTGAATAGATAGCACACAGATAATATGGTTTTGACATAAACAACTCCATTATATTATGGTCCAAGAAagaataatataattaaatatttttaaatcacataaaagTATAGTAATACATATGGACTCCCTTCCATTGAAATCAAATGAATTGGAGCATGTTAATTATATCAATGAagtgacaaaaacacaaaatacaagaaTTGTGGGGGAGAAagtttatttagaaaaaaatagtaCTGTAATAAAAAAGTATTCCTCTAGCTattatttttgaacaaaaaaataatcagccaatacaaattatttttcatttagttacaAAAGTAATTAACTGAGCTGAGCAATGAGGTTTTAGTGTTTTACCCCAAAAAATATCAACAGAACTGGCAGTAGAAACTACGTCtcacagatttgtttttcacacaaacacagacattggtttccttttatcatttttacaaaaatatagtTCTATAGAAATCTTTGCAGCAAAAagtgagaaaatgtgttttaattaacCTGTAACAATGTAAAAGGcaaaatatgcaatttattgaattttatgtAGATGGAGAGTCGAGAAAATCACATGACCTGTCCGCTGACTGTTTAAAGAACTTGCAGAATGTTTGCTGAGAACATGTTTGTGTGGAGTGTGAAATTAACTGTCAGTTTCCAATATTAGTAACATTATGCCTCTTCCCGCATACAAATGTTCTGTCTTCATGAAACAAAGCTATACGGTTCCAGACGTTATCCACAACTGTTCTGTGATCTATAGTTACACTGTCACCAACAGTAGTCGGCTCTGGTTTAAATGGCAGGTGGATGACCGGCAGTCTTGATAATGCATTACGCACGGTACGGTAACGGTCGAATGGAATGGACCTAGAGGCACACACCATACCGGTTAAGTCGAATGACCGTACGTCATACACTGCACTACAGTGGTCGAGTGGAACGACCGTATGGAACACACCGTATCGGGGTGGTCAAGGCGAATGGCCGAATGTGTTGCATCGTCTTAGCACGGACGAGATGAACGACCGTTTGGTACTCGGACAAGGGTGTGGCTACGAGTCGTTATAATCAAAAGAAGAAACGAACTGGTTACGCACCGAAGTAGGCTTCACAATAAGGCACCAGGTATATTAGCATACGAAGCAAGAAGACCCGTCATCCACTACTGTACAAgcaaagtacagtacagtacatttctgCAACCCAGTGCTAACGAAACTAGCCACCGATTCCACTGCACATTTatatatgcatttcaaaatacactGGAATGCTTTCTGTTAATAAATGTATTGCCGTTGCTGACAAAATGAAGATGatcagccttttttcttttcgtttcaAAATTTCTTCAGATATAGATACATCTATCTCTTAAAGAAAAGGCCTTTATTAAACCAGGAATCGGACATATCAAAAGCAGTGGGTGTAGTTGagtttgtttgattgattaCAGTTGGACAGCTGCTGATCATTTTATGCCAAGTTAACTGACATAACCGAATGCGTTTGGGAGACAGATTTATCAGCTGTAAATACAATAACGTCTCAAAGTCAAAGCATGATCTCTATATAATTATACATGAGATAATGCTGAATTCTGAGGTGGAAAATGTAATCTACAATCTACACTTTGCTCTCTGCCAGTGCGTGACATTGTTGTAAATGCATACGTGTTGTAATATTGCAAACACTGGCCCATTGTACCCCATCTCAAACACTCGTAAAATATTTGCATAGCTGCCAGTTTTTtccaaatatgcatttgtttgcttttaaagtaaatatggctgctttgaaaaatataatcttttaaCAATTACATTAACTAAAAGCCCTTTGTCAAGAAAAGTCAAGCACATTAACtcttgcaacaacaaaaaaaaaatgactcgactaataatacaaaataattatgtagTTGCAGGAGAAAATGTTGATTTAAGCCACTTTGGTACCAGCTGTACGTAGTTtgtgtaaaaaagtaaaaaaactgGATCGCACAAGTGGCCGGGATTAATAACTACTTGCCAATACGCCCCGTCCAAAGGAGAAGCTAACCACGCTGATTACTTCAGAAGACCAATCACAAGTCCCGCTTAACCCATCATTCTAATTAAATCCCCACAAATCAATCGTTAAacaaatactattttttttccaccaagaGAACTTCCCCGTAAATGTCTTTCAAAACACAGTAATCACCCTCTGACCATATGAAAGCAACCAAGTTGTAATTTTGCATAACTTTGTGGCAGAATTGCTTAAGAGGTCCTCCAGAGTACCCCATAATTTTAATTAGCCCAATTTGgtcaagattattattattattattattattattattattattattatttgtacaaATAACAAAGCTGCATTTCATAGCTTTGCttttgcaaaaatgaataatttgtcACAATATTCCACAGTTGGTGATGGTTTGAAACAAATGGTAGTGATGACAGATAAAAACTTGTTGGAAACGCTTTTGGTTTAACTTTCTGAAAGCTATCTTTggtgttaacaaaaaaaaaaaaaaaaaaagacaggagcaacacaatttttttttgacaggatATGACTGCTCTCTTAAAAATTAAGGAGATCTGGAGAATCTCCCTCTCTTTAAATGCTATTATTCCCAGCCAAGCCGTTTCTTAAGGGCACTGAGAAATAATTCAGCTTAAATCACAGTCATGCTTTTTTTACGTCTCTAAAACCAGGAGGAAAATGGTTGCTCTGTTCTGGAAAATAAATCTCTGTTATGATTGTAAGTGCACTCCAAGGAGGGTTTTTACTTGGACTAAAtgactacaaaaataaaaatagttctgACTTTAGAAGGTTGCTCAATAAAGGCTATAGTACACCAAAACAAACTCCTTCCCAGAATTCAGCTAACTCATTTTACCAGTTCAAGGGCACCCCAACCAAACCCAatagaccacaggtttttgggGGGTGAGTTTTGTGACCATTGAGGGTCAGATTTGAAATGGGATTAAAGGGGTAAAGGGGACTAGCATCTTGGTTGATGAGCTGTGCGTGTTCAGTGGTGACAGCCAGGTTaaagggaatttttaaaaaattggggTGCCTCAAAACAGGAATTGGGGGCACTTGTGCCCAGCCCAGTACCTCTCTCCCACAATTCAGCGCTATACTTTACAGAAACAATCTATAAGGTTAGCTGCACTAAATCAATGCACTACATGCACATATAAGCAAATCTACCCACTATATATCTATAGCTATAACTAtatctacgtgtgtgtgtgtaaatgtgtgtgtgtgtgtgtgtgtgtgtgtgtgtaaaaagttgtaCAAAATAAGAGTTGATTCTCAAACATATGTAGACAGGAAGTTGCGTCCCTCCTTTGGCGTAGGGAAAGGgctgacttcctgtttttggGCCCCCCGGGTGCTGGAGATCTTGCCCTCCTGCTTCAGGACTCACATGACGGAGCAGGCCTCAGCTCTGGGAccagcctgcagagaggagaggagaagaggaggaaggggagaggggtagaggagaggagaggagggagaggagatggGTAGaggagggaggtagagggggTAGAGGAGAGGGGTAGAGGAGATAAGGGAGATGGgtagaggagggaggggagaggggggagaggaggagaggagggaggggagaggggggagaggaggagaggaggaaggggtagaggggggaggggaggggagagggggtagaggaggaaggagagaggagtagaggagggaaaggagaggggtgagagggacGGACAAAATTCCATCCAATATGCCCTGCCTGAATATCCCTTGAGCGTAGAGGTGTACTACAAGAACTGTTCTAACTAGTATTTCCAATAACAAATTTTAACGATTAACCAGATATGGAAgagtaaaaaatgtacattggTGAATAATGATGTAAAGATGGCTACTATAAATAAGAACGATGCCCTTACTAGCTTAAGTCATTCTGAAGACTTTATGCTGCAATGCAGTTGGAATTCTCGAAATGTAAGTACAGTTGCTATTGATCTGTGGTTAATGCCATTACATCTCAGCAGATAGGCGACTGTTCATTTTACGCCGGGGAAACGGACTGAATTCACCAGAATGCCCGTCTAGAAACCTGCCCGGAGTGTACAGGTGCGGGTCGAGGCAGTCAACAAACACAGAGCCATCAGACGCGATCGAGCATCCCGATCAGCAGCCGCTCGGCCGAGcgcagagcattctgggatacgCGCTGCGGTCGACTCACAGCTCTGACAGCGTGGTGACTGTGAGCTGCTGTCGCACAAGCGCTCTGTGTAGTGCGTGATCTACACGTGATTCGCATCTTATCGGTAAAACCTGAGTGTGCTTTGGCAGTGGATCaaaatcctcctcttccccttAGAAAAAGACATGCCCTggatatgcgtgtgtgtgtgtgtatgtgtatgtgtgtcagtgtgtgtcggtgtcggtgtgtgtgtgtgtgtgtgtgtgtgggtgtgggtgtgcactgggcttgtaacccaaagCTTTGCAAGTTCAATTCCAAAGTAGGACACTGgaattgtgcccttgagcataCTTAATTACTTAAGGGTGCTTAatgtgaattgcttcagtagaCATAgctataaaaatgctaaaagtcGCTCTAGTTAAGAGAGTCTGCAAAATGGCAGTGTAATGTCCTATACAGTGTCACCATATCAGGGCGCGACACACAGTATTCGGATGCAGcttcccaaaacaaaacaaacaaaaacaaaaataaaaaacctgggTTATTTTGCATCGTACGTAATGGCACGCTGGAGGTGGCGCCCCCTACCTGTCGACGCGCGTTGTTGCCCACCACGTAGGAGTGAGAGATGAGGCCCTCGGCGAGCCCGCCGCCGCCGGAGCTGCGGAAGGAGCGGGAGGTGACGGTCACCGAGCCGCtggccgccgcccccgccgccgccgccgtcttCTCCGAGGTCTGGCCGCAGGACCCGCAGACCACCGTGCGGCTGCGCAGGTTGTACTCAGCGTCGGCGCACGTGCtgtgcgccccctgcaggcagaGACCGGGAAGTGCGTTAGAAACCGGGGCTGCGGCGCTGCTgtcctccagcagggggagacagaggcaaggaaaaaaaaaccacaatacAGTGATGTTTCATCTTCTGCCTGAAGGGGGCGCCAAAGATAGATCGTACTTTTTAAAGGGTAGAGCTACTTCCTGGATGCCACGATGGGGGAACAGGTCAAATTCTCAggtgaaaaagacaaaatgtttgCAGGAGTGGAAGCAGCATCAACACACTAAAACCAATGCCCTCAGTGTGGCATAAATCTCTCAGAAACAAGAATGTGCTTGTCAGGAGGTAACCCACTCCAATTTAGATTTTTGGGCTCAAATAGCAGTTCAGGTATAAGCAAGAATATGCTCTCGCCATTtaaatggagagaaaaacaaaaatccccccccccccccccccccccattgacaAAAAACTATTCATCAACAGTCACCAGTGTCAAAGAAATCTGTACTTACCatgtcttcatcatcatcatcctcctggAACAGTGTGCGTGTAACCTTCCTCATTGCCATTTCctgcacgcgcgcgcacacacacacacacacacacacaaacacacacacacaaaaagagagagaaagtggagtaagtgaaagacagagagataaagaaaaagaggaaagaaagagaaaagtcaATTTTACGCGCGAGTGGCTGCTCACTCTGCTGGTGCCCATCAGTACAGTGTGTAATGATTTAAAGTGCAGTCTATACCCTGGTTTCTGTGTAActgcaggctacacacacagagccagtgaggctttctctctcacacacagaccagtgcAGTGAGATCACACCACAGAATGCACAACCGTTACTGAAGGTCTCTGCTAACACGTTTCGCTAAACAATAGCGTTTCGCTAAATAATCGTGTTTCGCTATTAACGTTTTAACGGTAACTGCGATCAGTGCACTGCAATCCGTTTAAACACTGAAACCTTTTCCCCATTCAAAGGTATAAACAATTATGGGGACATTAAGCCAgtgggggatgtgtgtgtgtgtgtgtgtgtgagtgtgtgtgtgtgtgggtgtgtgtgcgtgtgcgtgtgtgcgtgtgtgcgtgtgtgtgcatgtggtacCCACATCTCCACTGGCGCTGATCAGGATGGTCTGGAACATGTCTCCGAAGCCCCAGGAGCTCTGGCCCTTCCACACCAGGTCAGAGGGGGGGCTGTTGGTGGCCCCCGCTACTCCGGCCGCCCAAATCTGCACCCCACAGGAGGAAGAGGTTAGCACCAGCGCAGGGCGACTGACGTCAGCGACATCGCTCGTTGCAAACGATGACAGCGACGCCCGTTTTACCAAGCAGCAGCCACCTCGGCCTGGTGCCTCACACACAAGTCTCGCACATTTGcctcagaaaaagaaaattctctGGCACAATGACAGCAGTTACTTTTCTCTATTAAGCAACAACATTACGGTTTACTTCAACGGGAGGGGACTCATGAGACAATTTACCTAGAAAAAGATTTCAATATGTGCCAGGTGAGTCGGTGTAAGAATGTCCACAAAATatctatttaaaatatgaacaagGAGGACTACATTTTTGCCCAGCGCATGGGACGTAATGAATCCCACGTGGAGGCGGCCAGAGGGACCGGGGTAGTCGCGTTTGTGACCAGGCTCACCGTGACGGTCTGTCCAGCCTTCAGGGTGAATTTGGTGGGGAACTTGAAGATGATGGGGGCCTGGGACCCCACCTGCCTCTTAATCTGCCAGCCGCCCATGAGCTGGTCCTGAAGGGAACAGAAGGACCAAACGCCAGCGTGTTAAGCCTGTGTTAGGCAGGTCCAAGGTCTGTGCTCAGTCCTTGTAAGGTCTGTGTTTGGTCCTTGTAAACTCTGTGTTTGGTCCTTATAAGGTTTGTGATTGGTCCTTATAAAGTCTGCTTGGTCCTCATAAGGGAGGTATTAGGTCCCCGTAAGGTGTGTCAGGTCCTCGTAAGGTCTGTGTCAGGTCCTCGTAAGGTCTATGTCAGGTCCTCGTAAGGTCTGTGTCAGGTCCTCGTAAGGTCTATGTCAGGTCCTCGTGAGGTCTGTGTCAGGTCCTCGTAAGGTCTATGTCAGGTCCTCGTGAGGTCTGTGTCAGGTCCTCGTAAGGTCTATATCAGGTCCTCGTAAGGTCTATATCAGGTCCTCGTAAGGTCTGTGCTTCATGACCGGGAGGTCTCAGCACTGTGTTGGATACTGCACAGCATCGGCACAGCATAATATCTGTCATATCCATCTATTACTAAACAGGGTGAAGGACAGCTCACTATGTAAATGTGCAAAGCAAACATAACCCAGAAGTAATTTCGGTCATATACATACATCTTGTTGTTCCTGGACTTTAGCGCTAAAACTTTACATgttctttattcttttcttgAGTGACATCTGCCAACTCACGATATAGCACAGGAAATAGTGACACTGCAGTTTTAGTGTGGAGAAGCTTTACTCAATAGGCACTCAACTAAAACTCATCAACTATGACAGTTTAACTCCTATATACTGGTGATGCAAAGGGTTTTCCCATTCACTGTTTTGTAGTCAACGTTCAGAAAGTACAGACCGTTTATCGCGAGCACCCCAGCTCACCTGGTCAGCCTTGTTGCTCAGCCTCACGTACTTCCCGTCCAGGTCCACCTCGTCCACGGTGACGCGGCCGCTGGCAGAGGCCTGCTGGCTGATGCGCGTGCGcgccacagcgccccctgctgtgctggaggcctCGCTGTCGTTGTCGTTGAGGCGGCGCTTCTTGgcggaggaggtggaggtgtggcTGTGGCCGCTGGAGTTGGTGACGCGCGCCTGGAGGTGAGTCCCCGAGCCAGAGGAACGGCTCACCGCCACCCGGGtaggaggggggctgggggacagACGCAGcctttggggggcagggggggggagaacaggcAGGTTTTAGAGAGGTTttaaagaacagagagagggacaaattccaggaggagtgtgtgtgtgtgtgtgtgtgagtgcaagcaggtgtgtgtgtgtgtgtgtgtgtgtgtgcattagcgtgtgtgtgtgtgtcagtaagtgtatatgtgtgtgtgtgtgtgtgtgtgtcagtaagtgtatatatgtgtgtgtgtgtgtgtgcatgagcgtgtgtgtgtgtgtgtgtgtgtgtgcgtgtcattgagtgtatatgtgtgtgtgtgtgtgcatgagcatgtgtgtgtgtgtcattgagtgtatatgtgtgtgtgtgtgtgtgtgtgtgtgtgcatgagcatgtgtgtgtgtgtgtgtgtcattgagtgtatgtgtgtgtgtgtgtgtgtgtgtgtcattgagtgtatatgtgtgtgtgtgtgtgtgtgtgcatgtcattgagtgtatataggtgtgtgtgtgtgtgtgtgtatatcagtaTTTCTCACCtggcctcctccccctccagcagTTTCCTGTAGGCGCAGATCTCCATGTCGAGGGCCAGCTTGACGTCCAGCAGCTCCTGGTACTcgtccagctgctgctgcatgcGCTGCCGCATCTCGGTCATCTCCCTGTCCTTATCCTCCATCATCCTGCGCATGGCGTCCCGCTCACGCGACAGAGCCTCCTCCAGCTCATGCACCTTAGCCTCCCGCGCCGCCAGctacacacgcgcgtgcacacacatgcatgagaatggatatacacacacacacgcacacgcacacaggcatgcaccaacatacacacacccacacacacacaaccatgcaccaacatacacacacacaatacacacacacacacacacacaggcatgcaccaacatacacacacacacacacacacacacacacacacacaaccatgcaccaacatacacacacccacacacacacaaccatgcacgAACATACACAAAATGGTCGCCTAAACGACGAGGCTAATTCAATAATTAAGAGCAAAATTCTAAAGACTACTAAAGACTTTCTGTGCTTCAACGCTGACAACTTTCACATCATTATCACCAAGAAAGATGCTTcaacaccatttttaaaaattattttcttgccAGGTACCTCGTCATTCTCATACACACCGAGCTTCAGTGGTGCTAATGAGCTAGCCTCCGCCCCGTAGGTCGAACTCTCGCCCATTCAGAGAGGGAAGCGGTTGTTTGTGAGGAGTGtgcggggacgggggcgggggtggccGGGTGGTTAGGGGCGGGGGAGTCTCTGCAGGCAAGGACGCCAATCGGAAGTgcgatgagagagggagagaggaagggaggagagaaaacGCTCGGTACGAACCTGCTTCTGCAGCTGGCTGAGCTGAACGGACATGCCCTCCACTCGAACCCGGgtctgctgcagctcctcgtGGGCCGCGCCCACCAGGTGGCTGTGCCTGTCGGCCGACTGCCTGGCGTTCTCCAGCTGACggacacacaggtgaggggtggggggtgggggggggcggggcttaggcAGGGCTGGaatgagcatgctcagtggctCGCTGCCAACGGTAACACAATGCCGGTGGAACAGCGCAAAAGTGAAGTTGTGAAACTACACAGCCGAGGGTTTCCCATAACTACCGCCCCACCCTTACGCAACAAATACATATCAGGAGAGCTATGTACATTTCCCATACATGGAGATCCAAAACATTTCCGCTTTCCCATGTTCTGCGGCAATGGACATG from Anguilla anguilla isolate fAngAng1 chromosome 8, fAngAng1.pri, whole genome shotgun sequence includes these protein-coding regions:
- the LOC118233231 gene encoding lamin-A-like, with protein sequence METPSQKRTTRSGHTPLSPTRISRLQEKEDLCNLNDRLAVYIDKVRSLESENAGLRLRITESDTEVSRELSGVKAAYETELADARKSLDSVAKERARLQLELGKVREDYKELKARNTKKEADLAGALARLKELEALLNSKDASLTTALGEKRNLEVEVRELKAQLAKLEGGLTDTKKQLQDEMLRRVDAENRIQTLKEELEFQKNIYAEELRETRRRHETRVVEVNNGEQMDFESKLAEALMEMRAQHEEQLRMYKQEMEKTYNSKLENARQSADRHSHLVGAAHEELQQTRVRVEGMSVQLSQLQKQLAAREAKVHELEEALSRERDAMRRMMEDKDREMTEMRQRMQQQLDEYQELLDVKLALDMEICAYRKLLEGEEARLRLSPSPPPTRVAVSRSSGSGTHLQARVTNSSGHSHTSTSSAKKRRLNDNDSEASSTAGGAVARTRISQQASASGRVTVDEVDLDGKYVRLSNKADQDQLMGGWQIKRQVGSQAPIIFKFPTKFTLKAGQTVTIWAAGVAGATNSPPSDLVWKGQSSWGFGDMFQTILISASGDEMAMRKVTRTLFQEDDDDEDMGAHSTCADAEYNLRSRTVVCGSCGQTSEKTAAAAGAAASGSVTVTSRSFRSSGGGGLAEGLISHSYVVGNNARRQAGPRAEACSVM